AAAAGCCTTGCAATCTTCTGGCGACTCGCCATTTTAACGGTCCTTACTTAACTGCACGCCGGTGTGGTGAAATTGGTAGACGCGCTAGACTCAAAATCTTGTTCCGTAAGGAGTGTCGGTTCGAGTCCGACCACCGGCACCATCTCTTAAAATTTAAAGAGGTGCATTCCTCCGAAGGAAGTCCTCCCACGGAGAATTTTCCGGACTGTAGGGTTCCCCAAAAACCGCAGTCGAACAACCGAGGCTCTCAAAAACCAAGCCTCTTTGGCGTCCCCCATCATCAATGCGCCTTGTCCTCAAATCCAGGGCAAAACCGCCCGAACGCGAGTCAGAAGTTTTGGCTTGGATCCTCACTGAGCACGCTACAAAACAGATCGCCACTGAGCTGATCGTGAGTCAGAAAACCATTGAAGCGTCTAACGACCGACACTCTTAGCGAAGACAGAGGCATGTTGCTTTTACAGTTTGTTAGACCCTATAGATGGAACAAGGTTGCGACA
The window above is part of the Prosthecobacter debontii genome. Proteins encoded here:
- a CDS encoding LuxR C-terminal-related transcriptional regulator, whose translation is MRLVLKSRAKPPERESEVLAWILTEHATKQIATELIVSQKTIEASNDRHS